In the Lepisosteus oculatus isolate fLepOcu1 chromosome 6, fLepOcu1.hap2, whole genome shotgun sequence genome, one interval contains:
- the LOC102683601 gene encoding homeobox protein engrailed-2b produces the protein MEENDHSNREADPQESGDESNRAIIPLLQAPGNLQLPHRITNFFIDNILRPDFGRRKEVTFSRDQSHASRRENLTPSAPGTGQVGGTVAGEGSSNPHPVNGAKKGDIAIEEPLNSRGESGEQCLSSDSDSSQASSTTPSQPMLWPAWVYCTRYSDRPSSGPRSRKPKKKTASKEDKRPRTAFTAEQLQRLKAEFQTNRYLTEQRRQSLAQELSLNESQIKIWFQNKRAKIKKASGSKNSLALHLMAQGLYNHATTPKDDKSDSD, from the exons ATGGAAGAAAACGATCATAGTAACAGAGAAGCGGACCCACAAGAGTCGGGAGACGAGTCCAACAGAGCAATTATCCCACTTTTACAAGCGCCGGGGAACCTTCAGCTCCCGCACCGCATTACTAACTTTTTCATCGATAACATCTTGCGACCGGACTTCGGGCGGAGGAAAGAGGTAACCTTCAGTCGCGATCAGAGTCATGCCTCTCGCAGGGAAAACCTCACCCCCTCGGCACCGGGGACGGGGCAGGTTGGAGGGACTGTGGCAGGAGAAGGGAGCTCCAACCCGCACCCTGTCAACGGGGCAAAGAAAGGCGATATTGCCATCGAGGAACCTTTGAATTCCCGGGGAGAAAGTGGTGAACAGTGTCTAAGCTCGGACTCGGATAGCTCCCAAGCCAGCTCGACAACACCTTCACAGCCTATGCTTTGGCCGGCCTGGGTCTATTGTACTAGATATTCGGATAGGCCCTCGTCAG GACCCCGCTCTCGTAAACCAAAGAAGAAAACCGCCAGCAAAGAGGATAAGCGACCAAGGACAGCCTTCACAGCTGAACAGCTCCAGAGACTAAAAGCTGAGTTTCAGACAAACCGGTACCTGACCGAGCAACGGAGGCAAAGCCTGGCGCAGGAACTCAGTCTAAATGAATCTCAAATCAAAATCTGGTTTCAAAACAAACGAGCCAAAATTAAGAAAGCCAGTGGAAGTAAGAACTCGCTGGCTTTGCACTTAATGGCGCAGGGACTGTACAATCACGCCACGACACCGAAAGATGACAAATCAGACAGCGattaa
- the cnpy1 gene encoding protein canopy-1: MALSLIRRSILLALISVVSETIEGKKDEVLYCSACRAVVDELNYSIKKVDPKRTIHVGSFRLNPDGSLKDKKVPLARSETHLTELLEDVCNNMSDYALYVDPDTKEKRYKRFAPRDDDKSGFGDFQNFQFGEGPEASNSLKFACESVVEEYEDDIISLFAQEADHVADKLCSEVSGLCKGVPVSRGEL, translated from the exons ATGGCATTGTCTCTTATTCGGCGTAGCATTCTGCTTGCATTGATATCCGTGGTCTCTGAGACAATAGAAGGGAAAAAAGATGAAGTGCTGTATTGTTCAG cttgCAGGGCAGTTGTTGACGAGCTGAACTATTCAATCAAGAAAGTGGACCCAAAGAGGACCATCCATGTAGGAAGTTTCAGACTTAATCCTGATGGAAGCTTGAAAGATAAAAAG gTTCCACTCGCTAGATCAGAGACTCATTTAACTGAGCTGCTGGAAGATGTCTGCAACAACATGAGTGATTATGCTCTCTATGTGGACCCAGACACTAAAGAAAAGCGTTACAAAAGGTTTGCTCCAAGGGATGATGACAAAAGTGGTTTTGGAGATTTTCAGAATTTTCAGTTCGGTGAGGGTCCTGAGGCTTCAAATTCCTTAAAATTTGCT TGTGAAAGCGTGGTAGAAGAGTATGAAGATGATATAATTTCGCTGTTCGCCCAAGAGGCAGACCATGTGGCCGACAAGCTCTGCAGCGAAGTATCAG gTCTGTGTAAAGGTGTCCCTGTCTCCCGTGGTGAACTATAA